A section of the Pseudomonas prosekii genome encodes:
- a CDS encoding RidA family protein yields the protein MTEQMTCDERFIALARELDYDIYSESNTGWHFEPLVRHDDELYVSGLVPRKHGKVQYPGRVGLELSLADAQLAASISAMRGLALIVDTIGSLDKIKSLLRINVYIKSTADFAELGEVANGASDVFRLVLGDAGKHTRTTIGVYQLPNNAAVEMDMIVALRPAPL from the coding sequence ATGAACGCTTTATCGCACTGGCCAGGGAACTCGATTACGACATCTACAGTGAGAGCAACACCGGTTGGCATTTCGAACCATTGGTTCGGCATGACGATGAACTGTATGTCAGCGGCCTGGTGCCGCGTAAACACGGCAAGGTTCAGTATCCCGGCCGAGTAGGGCTGGAGCTGTCGCTGGCCGATGCGCAACTGGCCGCAAGCATCAGTGCCATGCGCGGTTTGGCGTTGATCGTCGACACCATTGGCTCGCTGGACAAGATCAAGTCGCTGTTGCGGATCAACGTCTACATCAAGTCCACCGCCGACTTTGCCGAACTGGGCGAAGTGGCCAACGGTGCGTCGGATGTGTTCAGGCTTGTGTTGGGCGATGCCGGCAAACATACCCGCACCACCATCGGCGTGTATCAACTGCCCAATAACGCCGCGGTAGAAATGGACATGATCGTCGCATTACGCCCCGCGCCGTTATGA
- a CDS encoding sensor domain-containing diguanylate cyclase, which yields MGEASNLEALKFNLSDFNEDMLHTIMELVSDGIWDWNANTGFVYRNPGWYEMLGYSPHSLENTVLTWESVMHPDDYSRVMAAFDAYLAQRAGGYQAEYRCRKQDGSYIWIEDRGFILARNADGSVARMIGAHRSIEDKKRLLEELERRNHSLEALVEERTRELSRVNQQLQIQLEENRKLAETDALTAIANRYRLEKALPQECDRAQRFRQPLALIAMDIDDFKIINDHYGHALGDATLVQVVECLKKQLRDGDLLARWGGDEFIMILPNTALADARAIAEQVRHGLTDLPPVGDYQVTMSFGVVQRFDEEQQTGLLARADQALYRSKVMGKNVISG from the coding sequence ATGGGCGAAGCATCGAATCTCGAAGCGTTGAAGTTCAATCTGTCGGACTTCAACGAAGACATGCTGCACACGATTATGGAACTGGTCAGCGACGGTATCTGGGACTGGAACGCCAACACCGGTTTCGTTTACCGCAATCCCGGCTGGTACGAGATGCTCGGTTATTCGCCGCACTCGCTGGAGAACACCGTGCTGACGTGGGAATCGGTGATGCATCCCGACGATTATTCGCGGGTCATGGCGGCGTTCGATGCCTATCTCGCTCAGCGCGCTGGCGGCTATCAGGCTGAATACCGTTGCCGCAAGCAGGATGGATCGTACATCTGGATCGAAGACCGCGGCTTCATTCTGGCGCGCAATGCCGATGGTTCGGTGGCGCGGATGATCGGCGCGCACCGCAGCATTGAAGACAAAAAACGTCTGCTCGAAGAACTTGAGCGGCGCAATCACTCGCTCGAAGCGCTGGTCGAAGAGCGCACCCGGGAGCTGTCTCGGGTCAACCAGCAGTTGCAAATCCAGCTCGAAGAAAACCGCAAACTCGCCGAAACCGATGCCCTGACGGCAATTGCCAACCGCTATCGCCTGGAAAAAGCTCTGCCCCAGGAATGCGACCGTGCCCAGCGCTTCCGCCAACCGCTGGCGCTTATCGCGATGGACATCGACGATTTCAAGATCATCAACGACCACTATGGCCACGCGCTCGGCGATGCGACGTTGGTGCAAGTGGTCGAGTGCCTGAAAAAACAGCTGCGCGACGGCGACTTGCTGGCGCGTTGGGGCGGCGACGAATTCATCATGATTCTGCCCAATACCGCACTGGCCGACGCTCGCGCAATCGCCGAGCAGGTCCGCCATGGCCTGACCGACCTGCCGCCGGTGGGCGACTATCAAGTGACCATGAGTTTCGGCGTGGTCCAGCGTTTTGACGAGGAACAGCAAACCGGGCTGCTGGCGCGGGCGGATCAGGCGCTGTATCGCTCGAAAGTCATGGGCAAGAATGTGATTTCGGGGTGA
- a CDS encoding DedA family protein: MFEHIDFNYLLSTYGYWAVFFGCLLEGETILILAGMAAHQHLLQLWPVIAWAGLGGMLGDQLLYWSGRHFGARLMPRLKRKQASIDRVTELIKRYPSTSVFAVRFLYGMRLVGPVVIGASGLSPLRFALLNALGAAVWATVFASAGYFAGEALETMLGNLKPYRLPIALGVLVLAVVIGLVRHWRAKSKAGRVG; encoded by the coding sequence TTGTTTGAACACATAGATTTCAACTACCTGCTCAGCACATATGGTTACTGGGCGGTGTTTTTCGGTTGTTTGCTGGAAGGCGAAACCATCCTGATTCTGGCCGGCATGGCCGCGCATCAACACTTGCTGCAACTGTGGCCGGTGATTGCCTGGGCCGGCCTCGGCGGCATGCTCGGCGATCAGTTGCTGTACTGGAGCGGCCGACATTTCGGCGCTCGGCTGATGCCACGTCTGAAACGCAAACAGGCAAGCATCGACCGCGTGACCGAGCTGATCAAACGCTACCCGTCGACCTCGGTGTTTGCCGTGCGCTTTCTCTACGGCATGCGCTTGGTCGGCCCGGTAGTCATCGGCGCCAGCGGCCTGTCGCCGCTACGCTTTGCACTGCTGAATGCGCTGGGCGCGGCGGTCTGGGCGACAGTCTTCGCCAGCGCCGGCTACTTTGCCGGCGAAGCGCTTGAGACGATGCTGGGCAATCTGAAACCTTATCGCTTGCCGATTGCGCTCGGGGTTCTGGTGCTGGCGGTAGTGATTGGGCTGGTTCGGCATTGGCGGGCGAAGAGCAAGGCTGGGCGGGTTGGCTGA
- a CDS encoding PAS domain-containing protein: MGRLIRETDWSATPLGPRESWPTALKSSLSLMLNSPESMYLVWGDALQLFFNDAYLINLPCEPQVALGAPIHLIWGDAWEQVRPIAQSALEGQASRFENHPITLVREGATELTFWSFSFSPLHGDTGKPEGMFCLVHETTTQVRGTLKLEENEAFTERVLASINDCIKVLDLDARLTFMSEMGKEIMEVSDFNEIRGCPWPDFWQDQGNVDAKAAVQSARDGKSASFMGSARTMGGTLKWWHVQVSPIFGKDGKPEKILSVSRDMTALRNAQDALAKLNESLEQQVVEKTQDRDRIWRLSADLMLVAHFDGRISAINPAWSKTLGWPEEHLINTQFLDLVHPDDLERTIAAMADLKQGENFPAFKNRYRHSDNSYRTISWTAVPDKDFIHAVGRDTQAEEDANEALKLSEEALRQSQKLEAIGQLTGGVAHDFNNLLTVIKSCTDLLNRPALSEERRDKYIRAISGTVERAARLTSQLLAFARRQTLQPEVFNACESVIRIGEMMDTLTGSRISVIINISNEPCFINADGNQFDTALVNMVVNARDAMGGVGELSIKVNTSKLLPAVRSHAERPGNFVTVSISDTGTGISADKLGRIFEPFYTTKGVGQGTGLGLSQVFGFAKQSGGEVLVSSCEGVGSTFTLYLPLVEAVAQHTIVEAPDVTECVAGCAVLVVEDNEDIGIFTSDTLQQLGYTVHWVPGGHEALIALSPNPENFHVVFSDIAMPGMSGIELFERIEALYPWLPVVLTTGYSSEFAKIEHGAQRFELLQKPYSIESLSSLLAKVVKRRASLRSK; encoded by the coding sequence ATGGGGCGCCTCATACGCGAAACGGATTGGTCCGCAACCCCTCTGGGGCCTAGAGAATCCTGGCCTACGGCACTCAAAAGCTCACTTAGTTTGATGTTGAACTCCCCTGAGAGCATGTACCTCGTGTGGGGAGACGCCCTGCAACTATTCTTCAATGACGCTTACCTCATCAACCTCCCGTGCGAACCACAAGTTGCTTTGGGCGCACCAATTCATTTGATTTGGGGGGACGCATGGGAGCAAGTACGCCCAATCGCGCAAAGCGCGTTGGAGGGGCAGGCAAGCCGCTTTGAAAACCATCCGATCACACTTGTTCGGGAGGGGGCAACCGAGCTGACTTTCTGGTCATTCTCGTTCTCGCCACTGCATGGGGATACTGGAAAGCCTGAGGGAATGTTCTGTCTTGTCCACGAAACCACAACGCAGGTTCGCGGAACTCTGAAACTGGAGGAGAACGAGGCGTTCACCGAACGAGTCCTCGCGAGCATAAACGACTGCATCAAGGTACTGGATCTGGACGCCCGCCTGACCTTCATGAGCGAGATGGGTAAAGAGATCATGGAGGTCAGCGACTTCAACGAGATACGCGGCTGCCCATGGCCTGACTTCTGGCAGGATCAGGGAAACGTAGATGCCAAGGCTGCCGTGCAATCTGCTCGCGACGGTAAGAGTGCCAGCTTTATGGGATCGGCTCGCACCATGGGTGGGACGCTGAAATGGTGGCACGTTCAAGTCAGTCCTATTTTTGGCAAGGATGGGAAACCTGAAAAAATTCTCAGCGTTTCCCGTGATATGACAGCGCTGCGTAATGCTCAGGATGCATTGGCCAAACTCAATGAGTCGTTAGAGCAGCAGGTTGTCGAGAAAACCCAGGATCGAGATCGAATTTGGCGGCTTTCCGCAGACCTCATGCTAGTGGCTCATTTCGATGGGAGGATCTCAGCAATCAATCCTGCGTGGAGTAAAACGCTGGGATGGCCAGAAGAACATCTCATAAATACTCAATTTCTAGACTTGGTTCACCCTGATGACTTAGAGCGGACGATTGCTGCAATGGCAGATCTGAAGCAAGGGGAGAATTTCCCTGCGTTCAAAAATCGCTACCGGCATTCGGATAACTCATATCGCACCATCTCGTGGACAGCTGTGCCGGATAAAGACTTTATCCATGCTGTAGGCCGGGATACGCAAGCAGAAGAAGATGCCAATGAGGCATTGAAGCTGTCAGAGGAGGCGCTTCGGCAATCGCAAAAGCTGGAAGCTATCGGGCAACTCACGGGTGGTGTCGCCCATGACTTCAATAATCTGCTGACGGTGATCAAGTCGTGTACGGATCTTCTTAACCGCCCAGCCTTATCAGAAGAGCGCCGCGATAAATACATCAGGGCGATTTCAGGTACGGTTGAGCGCGCGGCGCGTTTGACGAGCCAGTTGTTAGCCTTTGCTCGCCGTCAAACGCTTCAGCCAGAAGTCTTCAATGCGTGTGAGAGTGTCATACGCATAGGCGAGATGATGGACACGCTCACCGGTTCACGGATCAGTGTGATCATCAATATTTCTAATGAGCCGTGCTTTATCAATGCCGATGGCAACCAGTTCGATACCGCGTTAGTAAACATGGTTGTTAATGCTCGTGACGCAATGGGCGGCGTTGGGGAGCTGTCAATCAAAGTGAATACGAGTAAATTGCTCCCCGCAGTGCGCTCACATGCCGAACGTCCTGGAAATTTCGTAACCGTTTCGATATCTGATACAGGCACCGGCATTTCAGCAGACAAATTAGGGCGCATCTTTGAACCCTTCTATACAACCAAAGGTGTGGGGCAAGGTACCGGACTTGGTCTATCTCAAGTCTTCGGGTTTGCGAAACAATCAGGTGGAGAGGTCTTGGTCAGTAGCTGTGAGGGTGTTGGGAGTACGTTTACTCTCTATCTGCCACTGGTCGAGGCAGTCGCGCAACACACCATTGTTGAAGCACCTGATGTCACGGAGTGCGTCGCAGGATGTGCAGTGCTGGTTGTCGAGGATAATGAAGATATCGGGATTTTTACTTCAGATACATTGCAGCAACTGGGGTATACCGTGCATTGGGTACCTGGTGGACACGAAGCTCTCATCGCGCTCTCGCCTAATCCGGAAAATTTTCATGTCGTCTTCTCTGATATTGCCATGCCGGGCATGAGTGGGATTGAGCTGTTCGAACGTATCGAAGCACTTTATCCATGGTTGCCAGTGGTTCTGACCACAGGCTACAGCTCCGAGTTTGCCAAAATTGAGCATGGAGCTCAGCGGTTCGAGCTATTGCAGAAACCTTACTCAATCGAATCGCTATCCAGCTTGCTTGCCAAAGTGGTAAAGCGCCGAGCTTCACTTCGGTCGAAATAA
- the argP gene encoding HTH-type transcriptional regulator ArgP gives MKLDAKQMQAFLAVIENGNFEKAAEHLNVTPSAVSQRIHALEVSLGSSVVLRGRPCEPTEMGKKLMGYLRRATVLEDELLKDLAGDEKDCLRLVIGVNGDTLNTWFFPALAEVFISKNILLDIVVDDQDHTYALLERGQVIGCVGTRSVPMRGCFAERLGSVNYQLVATPAFRARWFAKGLTREAARKAPVFAYSRKDTLQSDYIQSRFGLLSDAFPSHYLPLPEARFQAIRHGLGYGMVPHMQARALLQSGDLVDLVPGHFSEVTLYWHAWALQSPRMEALSQHAVNAARRILDSKEK, from the coding sequence ATGAAGCTTGATGCGAAGCAAATGCAGGCATTTCTTGCCGTCATCGAAAATGGCAATTTCGAAAAGGCAGCTGAGCATCTAAACGTTACTCCGTCAGCAGTATCCCAGCGGATACATGCACTGGAGGTTTCTTTGGGCAGTTCGGTGGTGCTTCGAGGACGGCCTTGCGAGCCGACTGAGATGGGAAAAAAATTAATGGGTTATCTTCGTCGTGCCACGGTCCTGGAGGACGAACTGCTTAAGGATTTAGCAGGTGATGAAAAAGACTGTTTACGTTTGGTTATTGGCGTCAATGGTGACACCTTGAATACTTGGTTTTTTCCGGCACTGGCCGAAGTTTTTATCAGCAAAAACATACTCTTGGATATCGTCGTCGATGATCAGGATCACACGTATGCCCTGCTGGAGCGGGGGCAAGTCATTGGCTGCGTCGGCACACGATCAGTGCCCATGCGTGGCTGCTTTGCAGAACGTTTAGGGTCGGTTAACTACCAACTGGTGGCAACGCCGGCTTTTCGAGCACGGTGGTTTGCCAAAGGACTGACGCGCGAAGCCGCACGCAAAGCGCCAGTATTTGCCTATTCCCGCAAGGATACGCTGCAGTCAGATTATATCCAGTCGCGTTTCGGCTTGCTTTCGGACGCATTCCCGAGTCACTACCTCCCGCTTCCAGAGGCACGTTTTCAGGCAATACGGCATGGGCTCGGATACGGAATGGTTCCACACATGCAAGCTCGCGCTCTGCTCCAAAGTGGAGATCTGGTTGATCTGGTGCCCGGTCATTTCTCCGAGGTGACTTTGTACTGGCATGCCTGGGCGTTGCAATCTCCCCGAATGGAAGCGCTCTCGCAGCATGCTGTGAATGCCGCTCGCCGAATATTAGATTCCAAGGAAAAGTAA
- a CDS encoding Ice nucleation protein: MAQTADSPSVTARRRTTVRAVQTLETAVYGSTLTGANQSQLIAGYGSTETAGNSSTLIAGYGSTGTSGSDSSIIAGYGSTQTAGDESFLMAGYGSTQTANLGSNLTAGYGSTGTAGSDSSIVAGYGSTQTAGGESSLTAGYGSTQTAQVGSDLTAGYGSTGTAGSDSSLIAGYGSTQTAGGESSLTAGYGSTQTAQVGSDLTAGYGSTGTAGSDSSLIAGYGSTQTAGGDSSLTAGYGSTQTAQVGSDLTAGYGSTGTAGSDSSLIAGYGSTQTAGGESSLTAGYGSTQTARKGSDLTAGYGSTSTAGSDSSLIAGYGSTQTAGGDSTLTAGYGSTQTAQLGSDLTAGYGSTSTAGSDSSLIAGYGSTQTAGEDSSLTAGYGSTQTAQLGSELTAGYGSTSTAGSDSSLIAGYGSTQTAGEDSTLTAGYGSTQTAQYGSDLTAGYGSTSTAGSDSSLIAGYGSTQTAGGESTLTAGYGSTQTAQEGSDLTAGYGSTATTGSGSMVTAGYGSSQTAGHGSALIAGYGSTQTAGYKSILTSGYGSTQTAQESSDLIAGYGSTETGGYDSSLIAGYGSTQTAGHGSILTAGYGSTQTAQEGSSLTTGYGSTSTAGPESSLIAGYGSTQTAGHESTLTAGYGSTQTAQEDSSLTTGYGSTSTAGFNSSLIAGYGSTQTTGYDSTLTAGYGSTQTAQENSSLTTGYGSTSTAGYQSSLIAGYGSTQTAGYESTLTTGYGSCQTAQEKSCLTTGYGSTSTAGFESTLIAGYGSTQTAGFKSTLTAGYGSTQTAQEESSLTTGYGSTSTAGYSSTLVAGYGSTQTAGYNSSLTTGYGSTSTAGYESSLIAGYGSTQTAGYDSILTAGYGSTLTALDSSTLTAGYGSTEIAGFGSSLMAGYGSSQTAGYQSTLTAGYGSTQMAERDSTLTAGYGSTGTAGQNSSLIAGYGSSLTSGMNSFLTAGYGSTLISGLESVLTAGYGSSLTAGMHSSLTAGYGSNQIASHKSSLIAGQDSTQIAGHKSMLIAGKGSSQTAGSRSTLIAGAKSIQMAGDRSKLTAGNDSTQTAGDRSKLLAGSNSYLTAGDRSKLTAGDDCVLMAGDRSKLTAGKNCILTAGADSRLIGSLGSTLSGGENSTLVFRCWDGKRYTNVVVKTGTDGVEADVPYQIDEDNNVLIKAEDNSEIVAEQAQIQP, translated from the coding sequence TTGGCGCAGACAGCTGACAGTCCTTCCGTGACCGCCAGACGCCGGACAACTGTGCGTGCTGTGCAAACACTGGAAACGGCTGTTTATGGTAGTACGCTCACCGGTGCCAATCAAAGTCAGCTTATTGCAGGCTACGGCAGCACTGAGACCGCTGGAAATAGCAGTACGCTTATTGCGGGATATGGCAGCACAGGAACTTCGGGCTCCGACAGTTCGATTATTGCCGGCTATGGCAGTACACAAACCGCCGGCGATGAAAGCTTCTTGATGGCAGGGTACGGGAGCACACAAACAGCCAATTTGGGCAGTAACCTCACCGCGGGGTATGGCAGCACTGGTACGGCCGGCTCCGACAGCTCGATCGTTGCTGGGTATGGCAGCACTCAAACTGCTGGGGGCGAAAGTTCCCTGACCGCCGGTTACGGTAGTACCCAAACAGCTCAGGTGGGTAGCGATCTCACCGCTGGTTATGGCAGTACTGGCACTGCGGGCTCCGACAGTTCGCTTATCGCCGGATATGGCAGTACGCAAACTGCGGGAGGGGAAAGTTCGCTGACCGCTGGTTATGGCAGTACCCAAACGGCTCAGGTAGGCAGTGATCTCACCGCTGGTTACGGCAGTACTGGCACCGCAGGCTCCGACAGTTCACTTATAGCGGGCTACGGCAGCACACAGACTGCCGGCGGAGACAGCTCACTCACTGCCGGTTATGGCAGTACCCAAACGGCTCAGGTAGGCAGCGATCTCACCGCTGGCTACGGCAGTACTGGTACCGCCGGATCGGATAGTTCGCTAATCGCAGGTTACGGCAGCACGCAAACCGCTGGCGGAGAAAGCTCCCTTACTGCTGGTTATGGCAGCACCCAAACTGCTCGGAAAGGTAGTGATCTTACTGCGGGATACGGCAGCACGAGCACTGCGGGCTCCGACAGTTCACTGATCGCAGGTTACGGAAGTACGCAAACTGCCGGCGGAGACAGCACTCTGACTGCCGGGTACGGCAGCACGCAAACCGCTCAGTTGGGTAGCGATCTGACTGCTGGTTATGGCAGTACGAGTACCGCTGGCTCAGACAGTTCGCTGATTGCAGGTTATGGCAGTACGCAGACCGCCGGAGAAGACAGCTCCCTGACGGCCGGTTATGGCAGTACTCAAACAGCTCAATTGGGCAGCGAGCTCACTGCCGGTTATGGCAGTACGAGCACTGCGGGCTCCGACAGTTCGTTGATCGCCGGTTACGGCAGTACGCAGACTGCAGGGGAAGATAGCACCCTGACCGCTGGTTATGGCAGTACGCAAACAGCTCAATATGGTAGCGATCTCACTGCCGGCTACGGCAGCACGAGCACCGCTGGCTCCGACAGTTCGCTGATCGCGGGTTATGGCAGCACCCAAACTGCGGGGGGAGAAAGCACCCTGACCGCCGGCTACGGTAGTACGCAGACGGCTCAGGAAGGGAGTGATCTCACCGCCGGCTACGGCAGTACGGCTACTACTGGATCTGGGAGTATGGTGACTGCCGGATACGGCAGCTCGCAAACCGCCGGGCACGGAAGTGCATTAATCGCAGGTTACGGCAGCACTCAGACGGCGGGCTACAAAAGCATTCTGACCTCGGGCTACGGTAGCACTCAGACAGCCCAGGAGAGCAGCGACCTCATCGCCGGCTACGGCAGTACTGAAACCGGCGGTTACGACAGTTCATTGATTGCCGGTTACGGCAGCACGCAAACCGCCGGCCACGGCAGCATCCTGACTGCCGGTTATGGCAGCACCCAAACGGCGCAGGAAGGCAGCTCACTTACCACAGGTTACGGCAGTACGAGCACCGCTGGCCCTGAAAGTTCGTTAATCGCAGGTTATGGCAGTACTCAAACTGCGGGTCATGAAAGCACGCTCACAGCAGGCTACGGCAGTACCCAAACGGCTCAAGAAGATAGTTCTCTTACCACAGGATATGGGAGTACTTCGACTGCCGGGTTCAACAGTTCGTTGATTGCAGGCTACGGCAGCACTCAAACAACGGGCTATGACAGCACGCTGACTGCCGGATATGGCAGTACCCAAACCGCCCAGGAAAATAGTTCGCTGACCACGGGCTACGGCAGTACCTCGACTGCGGGTTACCAGAGTTCGCTGATTGCTGGGTATGGCAGCACCCAGACAGCAGGCTACGAATCTACGCTCACCACGGGTTATGGCAGTTGCCAGACGGCTCAAGAGAAAAGTTGTTTAACTACCGGTTACGGCAGTACATCAACCGCTGGCTTCGAAAGCACGCTGATTGCCGGATACGGCAGTACACAAACTGCGGGCTTTAAAAGCACACTGACCGCAGGTTACGGCAGTACTCAAACCGCCCAAGAAGAAAGTTCGCTGACCACCGGTTACGGCAGCACTTCAACTGCGGGCTACAGCAGTACGCTTGTTGCAGGCTATGGCAGCACTCAAACTGCCGGATACAACAGCAGTCTTACGACAGGTTATGGCAGCACTTCGACGGCAGGCTATGAAAGCTCGCTGATCGCGGGTTATGGCAGCACCCAGACTGCGGGTTACGACAGCATCCTGACCGCAGGTTACGGAAGTACGCTCACCGCTCTGGATAGCAGTACGCTCACCGCAGGCTACGGCAGTACGGAAATAGCAGGGTTTGGCAGTTCGCTGATGGCCGGCTACGGCAGTTCGCAGACCGCCGGTTACCAAAGTACGTTGACTGCGGGTTATGGCAGTACCCAAATGGCGGAGCGCGACAGTACGCTCACCGCGGGTTACGGAAGTACCGGTACAGCGGGACAAAACAGCTCACTGATTGCCGGTTACGGCAGTTCGTTGACTAGTGGCATGAATAGCTTTCTTACAGCGGGCTATGGCAGCACGCTGATCAGTGGTCTTGAAAGCGTGCTGACCGCAGGTTACGGCAGCAGTCTGACAGCCGGCATGCACAGCAGTCTTACTGCCGGTTATGGAAGCAACCAGATTGCCAGTCATAAAAGTTCATTGATTGCGGGCCAGGACAGCACGCAGATTGCCGGACATAAGAGCATGTTGATTGCTGGCAAGGGTAGTTCGCAAACAGCGGGTTCTCGCAGCACGTTGATAGCCGGCGCCAAAAGCATCCAGATGGCGGGTGATCGTAGCAAGCTCACTGCTGGCAACGACAGCACTCAGACTGCGGGCGATCGCAGCAAGCTACTAGCGGGCAGCAACAGTTACCTCACGGCTGGTGACCGGAGCAAACTCACTGCTGGTGATGATTGCGTACTGATGGCAGGAGATCGCAGCAAGCTGACGGCTGGCAAGAACTGCATATTGACCGCCGGCGCCGACAGCAGACTCATCGGGAGCCTCGGCTCGACGCTTTCAGGAGGGGAAAATTCGACTCTAGTTTTCCGCTGCTGGGATGGCAAGCGCTACACAAATGTGGTCGTCAAGACGGGAACCGACGGTGTAGAGGCTGATGTTCCGTATCAAATAGATGAGGATAACAATGTCCTGATTAAGGCTGAAGACAACAGCGAGATCGTGGCAGAGCAGGCTCAAATTCAGCCGTGA
- a CDS encoding DUF1109 domain-containing protein, producing the protein MKTDDLISMLATGVTPVDRHALAKRFGVAVLVGLIMAFLLVMAMFGARPDLAEVAATPIFWAKIALPLCLMVGALSQVVRLARPGLTQGAGQLLVIAAVAAVWAGALYGLMTAAPDVRASMIFGKTWRVCSLNISLLSIPGFIAVFWALRGLAPTRLRLAGACGGLLSGAMATIAYCLHCPEMEAPFWGVWYLLGMLIPTVIGALLGPRWLQW; encoded by the coding sequence ATGAAAACTGACGATCTTATTTCCATGCTGGCGACCGGGGTTACACCGGTCGACCGGCATGCGCTAGCCAAGCGTTTCGGCGTCGCTGTGCTGGTAGGTCTGATAATGGCATTCTTGCTGGTGATGGCCATGTTCGGCGCACGTCCGGATCTGGCCGAAGTGGCGGCAACTCCGATTTTCTGGGCAAAGATTGCCTTGCCCCTGTGCCTGATGGTCGGCGCGTTGAGCCAGGTTGTGCGCCTGGCGAGGCCCGGACTTACGCAAGGCGCTGGACAACTGTTGGTCATTGCTGCGGTTGCAGCGGTGTGGGCCGGCGCCCTCTATGGCCTGATGACAGCAGCCCCGGACGTGCGTGCTTCGATGATCTTCGGTAAAACCTGGCGCGTGTGTTCGCTGAACATCAGCTTGCTTTCGATTCCGGGGTTCATTGCGGTCTTTTGGGCGCTGCGCGGGTTAGCACCCACTCGCCTGAGACTGGCCGGCGCCTGCGGCGGACTGCTTTCAGGGGCGATGGCTACCATTGCCTATTGCCTCCATTGCCCTGAAATGGAAGCCCCGTTCTGGGGCGTCTGGTACTTGCTTGGCATGTTGATACCAACCGTTATCGGTGCACTGCTCGGACCGCGCTGGCTCCAATGGTAG
- a CDS encoding sigma-70 family RNA polymerase sigma factor: protein MERTSHNDALRSREIHLQTLFLAGLGGDERAYGTFLKELSGHVRGFLRTRLQRQPGEVEDLLQEVLLAVHNGRQTYRADQPLTAWVFAITRYKLTDFFRSRSRNELLNDSLDDVAELFTESLLEPEQAHRDLGKLLEQLPERQRLPIQQVKLEGLSVAESAQLTGLSESAVKIGIHRGLKALAYRIRGTR, encoded by the coding sequence ATGGAACGAACTTCACATAACGACGCATTGCGCAGCCGGGAAATCCATCTTCAGACCTTGTTCCTCGCGGGCCTGGGTGGAGACGAGCGGGCTTATGGCACTTTCCTCAAAGAGCTGAGCGGTCATGTACGCGGCTTTCTTCGAACCCGACTTCAGCGGCAACCGGGTGAAGTCGAGGATTTGCTGCAAGAGGTGTTGCTGGCTGTCCATAACGGTCGACAAACTTACCGTGCGGATCAACCGCTGACGGCCTGGGTGTTTGCCATCACCCGCTACAAACTCACGGATTTTTTTCGTAGCAGGTCGCGCAATGAACTGCTCAATGACTCGCTCGACGATGTGGCAGAGCTGTTTACCGAGTCGCTTCTGGAGCCGGAGCAGGCCCATCGCGACCTCGGCAAGTTACTTGAGCAACTGCCTGAGCGGCAGCGCTTGCCGATCCAGCAGGTGAAGCTTGAAGGCCTGTCGGTTGCCGAGTCCGCTCAACTGACCGGGCTTTCGGAGTCAGCGGTAAAGATTGGCATCCATCGCGGGCTTAAGGCGTTGGCCTACAGGATTAGAGGTACACGATGA
- a CDS encoding BufA1 family periplasmic bufferin-type metallophore: protein MNNLKLAAIAVAFSSFAAGAIAAETPAAAGAMEKCYGVAMAGHNDCKAGAGTTCAGTAKMDYQPNAWKNVPAGTCTTIKTPKGTGTLTPM from the coding sequence ATGAACAATCTGAAGCTTGCTGCCATCGCCGTTGCCTTTTCCTCCTTTGCTGCCGGCGCCATTGCCGCCGAGACCCCAGCCGCCGCAGGCGCCATGGAAAAATGCTACGGCGTCGCCATGGCCGGTCACAACGATTGCAAGGCGGGTGCAGGTACCACGTGCGCAGGTACGGCAAAAATGGATTACCAGCCTAACGCCTGGAAAAACGTTCCCGCTGGCACTTGCACCACCATCAAGACGCCAAAAGGCACCGGCACACTCACACCAATGTAA